Proteins encoded by one window of Crassostrea angulata isolate pt1a10 chromosome 9, ASM2561291v2, whole genome shotgun sequence:
- the LOC128163269 gene encoding protein Fer3-like encodes MDTASSEAQMQGFGATVYPEGTNFHGIVYTGYNDYHQSAVDASRQMDGVPQYQYFGYSALPQTELENGTYWQTGDMGVHPGLAAYPVAYANPTDSSQGIDYTSSSPGGQHAIGKNGKPKRKRVQSAAQRRAANVRERRRMFHLNEAFDELRKRLPAFNYEKRLSRIETLRLAMTYISFMKGVSEGQDPQKIKLRPCKTEESENYHSLDRESGSPYFSNDTLDD; translated from the coding sequence ATGGATACTGCATCATCGGAGGCTCAAATGCAAGGATTTGGGGCAACCGTTTATCCCGAGGGAACAAATTTCCATGGCATTGTGTATACTGGCTACAATGACTATCACCAATCTGCAGTGGATGCAAGTCGGCAAATGGATGGAGTCCCCCAGTATCAGTATTTTGGATACTCCGCCTTGCCACAGACTGAACTAGAAAACGGCACATATTGGCAAACCGGTGATATGGGTGTTCATCCAGGACTCGCGGCTTACCCAGTAGCCTACGCCAACCCCACGGATTCTTCACAGGGGATTGACTATACGAGTTCCTCTCCTGGAGGCCAGCATGCCATTGGCAAAAATGGCAAACCTAAACGCAAAAGGGTGCAGTCTGCGGCCCAACGTCGTGCAGCGAACGTTCGAGAAAGACGCAGAATGTTCCATCTAAATGAGGCTTTTGACGAGCTGCGCAAGCGTCTCCCAGCATTTAACTATGAAAAGCGGTTATCCCGAATTGAAACACTGAGGTTAGCAATGActtatatttcttttatgaaGGGAGTTTCCGAAGGACAGGatccacaaaaaataaaacttagacCTTGCAAGACTGAGGAGAGTGAAAATTACCACTCTTTGGATAGAGAAAGTGGAAGTCCGTATTTTAGCAATGATACGCTAGATGACTAG